The genomic DNA GCGCCTATAACCACCCCAACGGCCTATCTGTCTTTCAAGCCATTCCTCACTGTAAGCTTGAGTCACCCAGGTTGGGGTTTCTTCAACGGATGGATAGGTGATAACTGTTCCATTCTCGAAGTAAAGTTTTGGCCCCAAAGCCCTTTCTACAAAATCCCATCCTAACAAAGTTCGTGTCTGAATGTACACCAAATCTCCGTTGGGCGACCAGGTGGGATAGCTGTATTCGTACGCTTGGGTCATATCATCTAGATAATTCCCAAATCGGATTGCCTTATCCCAGAATAGCCCTTCACCGACTGGAAGGCTAACATCTGTTATCATTTCAACTTGTGAAGGGTCATTTGCATCTACAACCGTCAATGCCTTGATCCGATTCTCAGCCAAGACATTGGTGGGCACAACCACACACACCCACACAAGCCGTCCATCCTTAGTCGTTATGTGGGCTGCAGAGATCTCAACTTCAGAGCCTATTGTTGCCAAATATTGACTTGCTATAAATTTCGCATATTGGCTTGTAACAAGTCTGACCATATTGTCCGGTATAGGATCTGAAAACAACGGCTCATCAGTCTCGACGATTAGTTCATCGAAAGATTTCGCATTAGAAACATCTGAAGTCCATGAAATGACGCCAGCAAAACCGGGTGTAATCATGAGAAAGATGATTGCGAGACAAATAGTTGGTGCCTTGCCTTCTTGTATCATGTATCCCATGTTTCCTGGACGAAGACCGCTAGCGACCAAGAATTGAAGGCTTACGCTTGGGATGAGAAACAAAACAGCCCACGGCAAGGTGAGTTGCAGAAATATGGTGCTGATTACCCACGCAATAGTGCCCCAGATTATTCGAAGTGGAAGCCAGCGTATTAGCATACGAACTCCAAACATTTCACTGCTAAGCGATAGTGGAATGGCATGTACAATCAGTGAAATAACAAGAAAGACCATAACGTTCATGAAATTAGCTCCTAGGTGACGCTCATCGCTTCTATTGCAATTTCTGCTTATAGTGTTTTCTTCTAAGCTTGTCTGCTAGTTCCAGCTACTTCAATAATTGCCAAGCCATCCGAGATCATTTCCCTTGTCATCCAACAAGTTGACAAGGGTGTCGATTCTTTCACCATCTACATATCGGTTCTTGCATCGAATGGTAAATGGTCTATCGCATTTCTTACATTTGACAAGCCAGTCCTCTATGACTATTTCCACACTATGTCCTGTGATTTCTTCTGGCTCCTTGCTAACATCCAGCAATTCCAGTTCGTCCCCATCACAAGCATATGTACACTCTTTGAGTGGGATGGCTTCCATTCCCCGGCGACCTAACGGTACGAAAACCTCATCAGGAATCTCATCCAGAGAGCGTTTCTTCTTCCCCAAGATACACACCGATTCATTTCTGTCTACCAGTACGGATAAATGAAGCTGTCGTTTTCACTAGTTCATGAGGCTTGTGACTTACTCCCAAAATGGCGCTTCTTCAATCGGATTGGAGCTAGATGACGGCATTCTAGATTTACCTGCGGCTGCTTCCAATTTTGGTAGTGATTTCCATCTCGAGGATGGATTTCCAAACAAGATGATGGATTTGCTGAAGACAGACTCCGGAGTTGAGAAAGCTCGTGAAATACAATCGGGATACAATGAACTCCCCGAAGAGAAAAGGCCCCCTCTGATTTCTCGAGATACCGTAAAGTATCGAGCCCCAATCAACAGACCCGGAAAGATTGTTGCTCTTGGTCTCAATTACAAAGATCATATTGAAGAGACGGGGCGAGACGTTCCGGATTTTCCAGTTATATTCGCTAAATTCCCTTCAAGTGTCGCTGATCCAGATGAGGAAATTCCAATACCTCAAGTCACTGAGCAGCTCGACTGGGAAGTAGAACTGGGAATCGTGATTGGAACGAATTGCAAGAATGTTACCGAAGACGATGCACTCGATTACGTTGCGGGCTATACCATAATCAACGATCTGAGTGCCCGGGATTTGCAAAACGATGATGGACAGTGGATTCGCGGTAAGTCCTTGGATGGCCTTTGTCCGATGGGTCCATGTATTGTTACCACAGATGAGCTTGGTACAGCAAACAATCTTAAGATGCACACTAAGGTAAACGGAACTATAAAGCAAGAATCAACCACTGCAAATCTACTCTTTGGGGTTCAGGAAATTGTGTCCTATCTCTCGAAGTCTTTTACTCTCGAAGCTGGAGATATTATTGCAACAGGAACGCCTTCTGGTGTTGGCTTCGCACGCGATCCGCCAGAGTTCTTGAAACCTGGCGACGAAGTTGAGCTCTACATCGAAGGCATAGGCAAGCTAAGGAATAAGATAATCTAGAGTAAATATGATTGAGAAGCTAACAGCCCAGATTGATGAGCAATGAATGCCTCATTGGTCTGAAAATACGACCTTGACTTCGTCATCCTCCTTGAATCGTTTCCGTATGCTTCCGACATTGGGAGAATGCTGGTTATGGGTATAGATTTCGCCATTAACAGACACTTGTTGGATGTTCCACGCGTCTGGAAAGTAGAAGTAGACCCCTTCTGGGTGGTTAGTCGTTTTGGAAACCACCAGAGTCAGCTCATTTGACTCTTTATCCCAT from Candidatus Thorarchaeota archaeon includes the following:
- a CDS encoding fumarylacetoacetate hydrolase family protein produces the protein MRLVTYSQNGASSIGLELDDGILDLPAAASNFGSDFHLEDGFPNKMMDLLKTDSGVEKAREIQSGYNELPEEKRPPLISRDTVKYRAPINRPGKIVALGLNYKDHIEETGRDVPDFPVIFAKFPSSVADPDEEIPIPQVTEQLDWEVELGIVIGTNCKNVTEDDALDYVAGYTIINDLSARDLQNDDGQWIRGKSLDGLCPMGPCIVTTDELGTANNLKMHTKVNGTIKQESTTANLLFGVQEIVSYLSKSFTLEAGDIIATGTPSGVGFARDPPEFLKPGDEVELYIEGIGKLRNKII